The Terriglobia bacterium DNA window ACCAGGCTGTTTCGAGACTGTCCCGGCTCCTGGCCCTCTCCCATGTCATGGTCCATCGTGTGGTGAGCGGGGAGTTCAGGGTGGTCTCGACGAACACCGTGGGAGAGCTTTCTCATGAAAAGACAGACTGCCCCATCGCCTCACTGGCGGCACCCGCTTTGGAGAGAGGGGTGACGTGCCAGTTTAAGAGCTCTTTGAGAGACCGGTTTCCCGGAAATGTATATTTTGACAAATACGACCTTGAGACCTTTGTCGCAGTTCCCATCAAGGACAATGCAGGCGCGACCATCGGCCTAATTATCGGCATGGACTTTGAGCCGCGGAGCTTATCGGAAGAAGAACTCCAGCTGATGGAAATCTTCGCAAGTTATATTGGTCACGAGATAGAGCGGGACCTTCTGCAACTCCAACTCCAGAAGGCGCAGGAAATGAGGATTCTCGGGCAGGTGGCCTCAGGCGTTGCACACGAAGTTCGAAACCCGTTAAGCGCCATCCTTGCGATTATGGAAGCCATTGATCAGGAGCTTGGGGACAATCCGGATTTTAAGATCCATCTTTCGCACTTTCGAACGCAGGTCAGCCGACTGTCCCACCTCATGCAAGACCTGTTGGAGTTGGGAAAACCTATCCCTCCCTCCAGTCTGCAGCCTGCCTCTCTGCTTGAAGTGTGTACCACCGCGGTTGAAGTTTGGAGACAATCCAGCCATGCCGCCAACTTCACTGTCCGCGTCATTGACCTTCCCGAAGACCACAAGTCGTTAGTACTCGCGAACACCGACAAGCTCTTGCAGGTTTTTATTAACCTGTTGGACAACGCCGCCCAGCACAGTCCCCCGGGGAGTGAGATAAACATCAGGATGAGCAGACTGAGCGACTCCGGCCTCCGAGTGGCCATCATCGATTCGGGATCAGGAATTCCACCGGAAAACCTGAAGCGGATTCTTGAACCCTTTTTCACGACCAGAAAGGGAGGGACAGGATTGGGTCTGAGCATTGTCAAGCACATCGTAGAACTCCACGGGGGAGCGCTGTCCATACGAAACAATACTCCTCCTCCGGGCTGCGCTGTGGAAATTAATCTTCCGGCCATTCAGGACGAACAAACATGAAGCCCGAAATTCTATTGGTCGACGATGATCCGGGAATCCGGTTTGGATTCTCGAGGTATCTTGCAAAATCCGGGTTTGTCATCAAAGAAGCCGAATCCTTGGCCGATGCAAAGGCCTCGATCTCCGTACAAAGATTCGATGCGGTCATCCTCGATATGAACCTCCCTGATGGGAACGGTCTCGATTGGATTCCTGAGATCAGAGAGAACTATCCGACCACTGCCATCATCGTCATCACCGGCGCCGGGGATATATCATCGGCCGTGGAGGCCATGCGGCGAGGAGCTGATAACTTTGTCCCCAAGCCCGTGGGCATGGAAGATCTTGTAGTTTTCCTGCGGAAGAGCCTCGAAGTCGGCGGTATGAGAAGAAGCCAGTTGATTTCCCAGCGTCTGATGAGAAGGGAAAAACCTTACTTTGGTGAAAGTCCGGCGATGAAGAAGGTTCTGGAACTTGCCGGCCTTGCATCGGAAATGAATTCGCCTGTCGTCCTGTTGGGTGAGACAGGAACTGGTAAGGGCGTGTTGGCTCGATGGATACATGCCCATAGCTCTCTGCGAATTGCGCCTTTTGTCGAAGTGGATTGTTCGAATCTGAAGGGTGAATTGTTCGGCAGCGAGCTGTTCGGCCATGCCCGTGGAGCCTTTACCTCCGCTGTGCAGGATCGGGAGGGCCTGATTGAAGTAGCGGACGGCGGAGTCCTCTTCCTGGATGAAATTGGAGAGATCGACCTCGATTCGCAAACCCAATTCCTAAAAGTCATCGAAGAAAAGCAGTACCGAAGGGTTGGCGAGGTCAAAGTCCGAAGGAGCGATTTCCGGCTGATCTGTGCAAGTAACCGCGATCTCCGGGATGAATCCCAGCACGGCCGATTCCGTAAGGATCTCTACTTCCGTGTTTACGTTTTTCCCATTCACCTTCCTCCGTTGCGGGAAAGGCCCGAGGACTTGCCCGGACTGGTCCTCCACTTTCTCAGAGAGATGAGTTTTCATGACACTGAAGCTTCTCCTAAAGTAATACAATCGCTGCAAGCGTACCCGTGGCCCGGAAACATCCGTGAATTGAGAAACGTGCTGGAAAGGGCTGCCCTCCTAGCTCGACGAGAACCTCTGTCCATCGATCATTTCTCTGGACTCTTCTCAACTCAAAGCCAAAACAATTCGGGCGGAGAAAGGTCAGCCTGGGTGCCTGAAAATGAGAAGATGTCAGTATCTGAGAATCAAAATCTCGATTCCGAAGGAGGTGCCATTATGGCAGATGGAATCCTCCAGGCGCTAAAGAAAAGGCCTGAAGGAATGACCCGAAGCCAGATTTCGGCGCTCTTCGGACATCACAAGTCTGCAAGGGAGGTCTCCTATTCACTTAACTTGCTGTTGGAGAAAGGGTTGGCTTCCCAAGAAAGGGGGCAGACTGGTGGCAGACCAGTTGAGCGGTGGTTTGCAGGTGGCCGGAACGGTGAGAAATAGAAACAGGCGTGCGGGAATTGCCTCACCCTTTGGATAATCTGGGCTTGTAAAGTCGCCTTCTTCAGCTTATTCCGCAATATCTTGATTCGCCCATAACGGTCCACGTCATCAAATTCTCCCAGTTAAGCGAACCCTGCTTCGTAGAAGACATCATTTTACACTTCCCACCATCAGTTAACCAAGATGTTGAATCATTCACTCTAAATACCTGAATATAAATATTCTGTTATTGCTTGACCCATCAATCTAATCCTACTTAACACTGGCCATCCATCTCCCAATAATGTCCAATAATAAGAACCTAGTTCTATTTTGAAACTTTCTGTTGGGAATGGCGAATCTCGTGCTCTTACTTCGGTGGGATCGATGGTGTGGAGGGGGGAGAGAATCGAGGAAGCCAAAGGAACTAGCGGACTTTCCAATGCTTTGAAAGGATCGCAGAGATCGTTCCTGAAGAGGTGCTTTCAACTTCTTTCGCAGTTTAGGTCATTTAGAAGAAGTGATCATGTTCGTAACTGTGCTTGTAAGTCCATTTATTTCTGAATATGCTTTCAGGAACTTGCGAATCACGGGCGTTTGGATGTTCGGGTAGCCAAGGCGCCAAGGCATTTACTTTACAAAGAGAGGTCAGAGGCGATGGCGATTAGCATACCCATAATTGAGAGAGCGGAAGGACAGAGGACCCCAATGATTCTGCTCGTCGATGACGAACCCGGAATCCGATTTGGTTTTTCACGTTATCTCTCGAACACCGGCTTTGTGGTTCGTGAAGCAACTTGTTTGACGGAAGCGATGGAAGCTCTCTCAAAGGAGCCATTCAACGCCATAATATTGGATATTAACCTTCCAGATGGGAGTGGGCTTGACTGGATCGCCAGCTTGAGAAGGAACCATCCGGACATGACCATTGTTGTGATCACTGGGTCAGGCGAGGGCGGGCTTGCAATTGAATCAATACTTCGTGGCGCAGACGAGTTTCTTCGTAAACCAGTCAGCATGGAAGATTTAACTGTTTCCTTACGACGGAGTCTTCTTCAAGAAATCTGATACTTCAAGGTGGTCCGGTGATGTCGGACTGAAGGCCAACAGACGATCCCTTTACGAATAAACCAGCGGCAGGTGCGGGTTCTGCCTTTTTCACAACAAACTGGATCAGGTTTCTACGCTTATTTCGCTATTTTCGCAATGGGAGTGCCTTCGTGTTATGGAGCTTTAAGAAAGCCTGAAATGCCAACAGGACGGATCCCGCTCCTATTCTCTCCTTAAAGACTTTGATTCACCTGCCCGCCCCACAACCCTGAACGACAATTAGAGTACCCAACCCAACGCTCTCACAACATCTTAGACGATCGCGGCTCATTCGTAAGGAATCCCCCACACGGCTATCGATTCCTCCCGGGCGGGTCAGGAGCTCGTTGGTGGCGAATCCAGGACGAGAACCTCCGTTTGGCACAACACATGCAAAAAACCATAGAGACTCAATGGAAGACACTTATTTTCCAGGAAGGAGGCCCCTGATGCCTGACGAAAGATTCGAAGCGACTACAATGTATGGGAACCCGCTCACTCTTGTCGGTCCGGAGTTGAAGGTCGGGGACAGGGCGCCTGATTTCTCAATGCGCGATCTGGATCTGCAGCATTTTACTTTGAATGATACACGAAGGAAAATCCGGTTGTTCAGTGTGGTGATTTCGCTGGATACCCCCGTGTGTGATGCACAATCAAGAAGGTTCGACTTGGAGGCCGCAGGGTTAGGCGAGAACGTAGAGGTCATCACGGTCAGTTGCGACTTGCCTTTTGCCCAAAAGCGGTGGTGTGCTGGGGCGGGGGTCAAGAGGATGACGGTGCTGTCCGATTACTTCAATCACTCTTTTTCGAAATCTTACGGAGTTCTGATTAAGGAATTGCAGCTTGATAGCCGGGCAATCTTTGTTGTCGATGCCCAGGACACGATTCGGTATGTGGAATACGTTCCCGAAATCGGCGAGCACCCCGACTACGACAAAGCTGTTGGTACAGCGAGGGCCTTGGCAGATTTAATCGCAAAATCACGCGCAGTAGGGTATCCCTAAGACTCACCAGGGCCGGCTGAAACCAATCAAAGACCATTAACCTGCTGGATGCTTCAAGCCACCCCCTCCCGCGACACATCATCTGGAGAATTCGATTGACCTACTCTCCATGGCGCAAAGCTTGGTAATCCCAGCATTTAAACAGTCGTCTGTCCTTAGCTCATTTGAGAAAAAGAAATACCCTCTTCCCTATATTTCCTTCTTAGTCCCATCACCCTATTTAGCTAGAAGAAAGACCCCTAATGACAATTCGCATACCCTCCATTCTGAAACAGGGGGGCGCTCGTATGATTCAAACTGAAACACATGTAACCCCAGCCCAACAAGTCCACTAAAACCATAACGTTCACGATATCAGCCAAATAACAGAATAATCCATTCTGGCAAAGCAGTTGCTAATAGACTTGCGTCCCCGAATTAGCAGGAGACAAATTCGGATAGGCGCTAGCTAGGGCTTGACCTAGCTGCGAAGAAGCATCCGCTTCAGAAAGACAGGAATCGTGTGCTTATTGGCAAGGCAAACGAGGAACGACCAATTCCGGACCTGCTTGATTCCCCCACCCGACCACGCCGGTGAAGGGAGTACGGGTAGCAATCTTCCGTGCTGAGGCATCGCGTGAATGCCCCCTTAGAGGGGCAAATCCCAAAAGAAGAAGAGTAATAAAAATCAAAAAGGAGAGAAGGAGAGGAAAATGAGCGAACGAAACTTTTTTCTGCCGTGGAATGCGTCCAAGGCGCGACTCAAGGCAGCGGAAGATGCACGGAAGAACCGGTTAGAAATTGTTAAGGCATACTCCCAGGGTCAGGTCAGCCGGCGAGACCTCCTGAAGTGGGGCCTCATCACGACCGGGGGCGCGTTGGCACCGATCGGTGGCCTGAGCCCTTTCGTCAGGCCGATGTACGCCGACGGCGGCGGAAGCAGCAGCATCCCGACAGGTGCACCGCCGAGCCCAGGGCTGGTCGGCTTGGATTTCACTCAGGCCATGCCCCGTTTCGATGTGTTGCAGCGGAACCCGGTTTCCTCGCTGTATCCCACGCCCACCGCGCTGTCGAATCAAACGTTACAGGCTGTGGACCCCGCGTTGGGTGGAGGCTACGGTCCCATCGAGGGCCGTCCCCCGGGAGCCATATGGGCGCATCAGCGGTTTGATATGTTCCCGCCGCAAGTGGCCGTGGAAGCTTCACAGATGGGTGCCACGACCAACTCAGTGTATAACCCAAGGGTTCCTTCGAGTCTCAATTCCGGCATCGATCCGACCCAATCCATTCCCTTGAAGTTCCACCCCGCGCTGCCGACCCAGTCGCCGCTGAACGTGTGGACTTTCAATGGAACGATCCCGCCCAAGCTGGTTCAAGCACGTTACGGTGAGCCAGTGCTTTTCCGGCACCACAACAGACTTCCCGCTGATGTTACCCAGAACGCGGGTTTCGGGCGGAACACGATCAGCACCCATGAACACAACGGGCATCACGGCGCTGAGAACGACGGTTTCACAGGCGCCTACTTCTTCCCGGGCCAGTTCTACGACTATCACTGGCCGATCGTTCTCGCCGGACACGACACCATGAACGTCAACGCCACTGATCCTCGAGCTGGAAGTCCGGACGGCAGCGGCGGCATCAATAAGGTCCCAGGCGACTGGCACGAGACCATGAGCACACACTGGTTCCATGACCACATGTTCAGCTTTACCTCCCAGAACGTGTACAAGGGCAACGCGGCGATGTTCAATATCTACAGCGCCCTGGATCGTGGGAACGAGTCAATCAACGACGGCGTCAACCTCCGCCTTCCCAGCGGCACGAGAGATGACTGGGGAAATCTCGATTACGACGTGAACCTGCTGCTGTCGGAGAAAGCTTGGGATTCCGCCGGGCAACTTTACTTCGACATCTTCGACTTTGACGGGTTCCTCGGCGACGTCATGACCGTGAACCTCGCCTACAAGCCGTATTTCGAAGTGGAGCGTCGCAAGTACCGTTTCCGCATCCTCAATGCCAGCGTCTCCCGCTTCTTCAAGGTCGCACTGAGCGACGGCTCCGTGATGATTCAGATCGCCAACGACGGCAACCTGTTCCCGCACCCCGTGCCACTCACGCAGTTAGACGAGCAGGGCATCGCCGAGCGGTATGACATCGTCATCGACTTCTCCCGCTACAGCATCGGGCAGAAGGTTTGGATGGTGAACCTGTGCGAGCACCAGAACGGGAAAAAGCCGTCCAAGGACCTCTCTATCAGCGACGCCTTGGCTGGTAAGTCCTCCGATCCTTGCGTGGGAAAATTCCTGGAGTTCCGAATTGTCCGGAACCCGGCGCAGCCCGATCAGAGCCAAGTGCCGGCGACCATGATTCCGAACCCGGATCTGTCAAGCATCCCGGTGTCCCGTGAGCGAGTATTTGAGTTCGGCAGTGGCGCCTCACAGCCCATAACCGATCCGACCACCTCGATGTCGGGCGTACCCTGGGGCGTCAAGACAGACGGCGGGTCAATGCTCAACGCCAGCTTCGGCCGTATTTCGGCAGCGCCTAAGTATGGTACTCGCGAAATCTGGACCCTGAAGAACGGTGGCGGTGGCTGGGATCACCCCATCCACATCCACTTTGAAGAAGGCCAGATCCTTGCCCGCAACGGCAGCCTCAGCAACGTGCCGTCGTGGGAGCGGGGCCGCAAGGACGTCTACCGCCTGCGTCCAGCCGGTAGCGTCACCCTCACGATGCAGTTCCGTGATTGGGGTGGAATGTTCATGGAGCACTGCCACAACACTGTGCACGAGGACAATGCCATGCTGGTGCGGTGGGAGATCGATGACGGAGGGACCCCATTCCTGAGGCCGCTCCCGACCCCGGTCCCGACGCCGCAGGGTGTGACGTTCATCGCGCCGGAAGACATCGCCCCGACCGCCTTCTAACTTGGCGCCAGGAGCGACACAACAAGCCGGCGGGCCGCCCACGAGGACGGCTCGCCGGCTCTTCTCCGAGAATCGAACGAGAACGGAATAGAGGTCTGAAGTCAAAAGCAATGGTTCTTATTTTTCGGAAGATCGGCCTTGAAAGCAGCTCGTGAAGGAACTGGATACCGCTGAGCGGAATTTAGAAAGAGCTGAACTTGAGGAGAATTCAACTATGAGCCGCAAAATTGTGAGAATGTTCCTGCTTGGCATATTGATCTTCAGCATGCCCTTATTAATTCAGTCCCAAGGCACTGCCGTGAATTCCTCCGCACAGGAGAACGATCTCCAGTACAGTTGCCCGATGCACCCCGACGTCAAGTCAAAGGGACCGGGCACGTGCCCCAAATGCGGGATGACTCTAAAGAAGGAATCTCACGCTCACGCCACCGCTGCGCCCAGCGGCACACGCTGGGGAGCAGACTACTTTCCGAACGTCCCGCTGATCACGCAGGACGGAAAGACCGTTCATTTCTACGACGATTTGCTCAAGGGCAAGCTCGTGGCGATCGACCTTATCTACACTCACTGCAAAGATGCCTGCCCGCTCGAAACCGCGCGCCTGGCCCAAGTACAGAGAATGCTGGGCGACCGTGTCGGGAAAGACATCTTCTTCTATTCCATCAGTATCGATCCCAAGCAAGATACGCCAGCGGTGCTCAAGGCCTATGCGGAGAAATTTCACGTTGGACCCGGCTGGACCTTGAACCGCGATGGTCATACCCCCAGCCTCATGATCGGCAACGTCCCCGCCGGGCAGTGGATGATGAACTCCGCTTTGGACAACCCCCGGTTCCTCTCCTTGATGATCGGCCAACTGATGGACAGTTGGAAGGACCATAAGGTGGAAGCTGTGAAGAATTACGCCGAAGTGCCCTCGCTCACCATCAACAGTGGACAGTATCTGTTCGCGACCCGCTGCTCCGCTTGCCACAGCATCGGCCACGGCGCCAGCGTCGGCCCTGATCTGCAGGGCGTGACCACTGTGCGCAACCGCGCGTGGCTCACGCGATTCATCACTGTGCCCGACCAGATGCTGACCGAGAAGGACCCCATCGCCACAGCACTCTACAAACAGTACAACCAGGTGCAGATGCCCAACCTTCATCTGAACCAAGCAGAAGTGAATGACATCTTGGGCTACCTGGAGACTCAAACCGTCTCCTCCCATGCGAGCACCTCGGTTGGAGGGAAAGCAGGAGAAGCGAGAATGGAATCGGGAGTCATGATGCGGTGATCGGGCCCGCCCGGCAGCTGGGAAGTCTGATGCCAGCGGCGGGATTGGTCTGGTTCAGCGGTTGGTTTGCGCGGGTTGAACTGGACTGTGGGAAATGATACTGAATGGGAGTTGGAGCTGCAGTTCCACGCGGCCTGCCTGGATTGATAATCACAGAATGAGTCCATTCTGCAGGTTGATCACAGGAGGGTAGTGGAGAGAGATCACAGACTCCAACGGACTGGCGAGGGAGAGATGGTCAGCGTACAACATTCTAACATTGGCCAACGCGCGCGAATGGCCGGAGCGAATGCCTTGTTGCTGCTTCT harbors:
- a CDS encoding sigma 54-interacting transcriptional regulator; the encoded protein is MKPEILLVDDDPGIRFGFSRYLAKSGFVIKEAESLADAKASISVQRFDAVILDMNLPDGNGLDWIPEIRENYPTTAIIVITGAGDISSAVEAMRRGADNFVPKPVGMEDLVVFLRKSLEVGGMRRSQLISQRLMRREKPYFGESPAMKKVLELAGLASEMNSPVVLLGETGTGKGVLARWIHAHSSLRIAPFVEVDCSNLKGELFGSELFGHARGAFTSAVQDREGLIEVADGGVLFLDEIGEIDLDSQTQFLKVIEEKQYRRVGEVKVRRSDFRLICASNRDLRDESQHGRFRKDLYFRVYVFPIHLPPLRERPEDLPGLVLHFLREMSFHDTEASPKVIQSLQAYPWPGNIRELRNVLERAALLARREPLSIDHFSGLFSTQSQNNSGGERSAWVPENEKMSVSENQNLDSEGGAIMADGILQALKKRPEGMTRSQISALFGHHKSAREVSYSLNLLLEKGLASQERGQTGGRPVERWFAGGRNGEK
- a CDS encoding response regulator; this translates as MILLVDDEPGIRFGFSRYLSNTGFVVREATCLTEAMEALSKEPFNAIILDINLPDGSGLDWIASLRRNHPDMTIVVITGSGEGGLAIESILRGADEFLRKPVSMEDLTVSLRRSLLQEI
- the tpx gene encoding thiol peroxidase, coding for MPDERFEATTMYGNPLTLVGPELKVGDRAPDFSMRDLDLQHFTLNDTRRKIRLFSVVISLDTPVCDAQSRRFDLEAAGLGENVEVITVSCDLPFAQKRWCAGAGVKRMTVLSDYFNHSFSKSYGVLIKELQLDSRAIFVVDAQDTIRYVEYVPEIGEHPDYDKAVGTARALADLIAKSRAVGYP
- a CDS encoding multicopper oxidase domain-containing protein, yielding MSERNFFLPWNASKARLKAAEDARKNRLEIVKAYSQGQVSRRDLLKWGLITTGGALAPIGGLSPFVRPMYADGGGSSSIPTGAPPSPGLVGLDFTQAMPRFDVLQRNPVSSLYPTPTALSNQTLQAVDPALGGGYGPIEGRPPGAIWAHQRFDMFPPQVAVEASQMGATTNSVYNPRVPSSLNSGIDPTQSIPLKFHPALPTQSPLNVWTFNGTIPPKLVQARYGEPVLFRHHNRLPADVTQNAGFGRNTISTHEHNGHHGAENDGFTGAYFFPGQFYDYHWPIVLAGHDTMNVNATDPRAGSPDGSGGINKVPGDWHETMSTHWFHDHMFSFTSQNVYKGNAAMFNIYSALDRGNESINDGVNLRLPSGTRDDWGNLDYDVNLLLSEKAWDSAGQLYFDIFDFDGFLGDVMTVNLAYKPYFEVERRKYRFRILNASVSRFFKVALSDGSVMIQIANDGNLFPHPVPLTQLDEQGIAERYDIVIDFSRYSIGQKVWMVNLCEHQNGKKPSKDLSISDALAGKSSDPCVGKFLEFRIVRNPAQPDQSQVPATMIPNPDLSSIPVSRERVFEFGSGASQPITDPTTSMSGVPWGVKTDGGSMLNASFGRISAAPKYGTREIWTLKNGGGGWDHPIHIHFEEGQILARNGSLSNVPSWERGRKDVYRLRPAGSVTLTMQFRDWGGMFMEHCHNTVHEDNAMLVRWEIDDGGTPFLRPLPTPVPTPQGVTFIAPEDIAPTAF
- a CDS encoding SCO family protein, which translates into the protein MSRKIVRMFLLGILIFSMPLLIQSQGTAVNSSAQENDLQYSCPMHPDVKSKGPGTCPKCGMTLKKESHAHATAAPSGTRWGADYFPNVPLITQDGKTVHFYDDLLKGKLVAIDLIYTHCKDACPLETARLAQVQRMLGDRVGKDIFFYSISIDPKQDTPAVLKAYAEKFHVGPGWTLNRDGHTPSLMIGNVPAGQWMMNSALDNPRFLSLMIGQLMDSWKDHKVEAVKNYAEVPSLTINSGQYLFATRCSACHSIGHGASVGPDLQGVTTVRNRAWLTRFITVPDQMLTEKDPIATALYKQYNQVQMPNLHLNQAEVNDILGYLETQTVSSHASTSVGGKAGEARMESGVMMR